AAAGGCGTGAAATCCAGAACTTTTTCAACACGTACCAAATGATAAATACGAACGACCAGCTTTGGTATACCTCGCAAATTTGTATCGAACAAAATATCTAACAACTTTAAAAAAATAATTATGACAACAATTTCAAGATTCATCGGATTCCTATTAGTTATTCTATTTTTTTTCCTGACTTCATGTTCCAGTGATGACAATAGCCCTGCTTTAGAACCGGTAAAGGCAATGACCCCGGCTAATTTAACCACCTATTTGGAAGAACTTGCCCAAGACCCTAACCTCCCCGGTTTTGCTATCAGCATTGTAAAGGACGGGAAACTTAAGTACCAAGAAGCGTTTGGTTATGCGGACGTTGAAAATAAAGTACCCTATACCAATGAGACCGTAAACTCTATTGCCTCTGTGAGTAAAACTTTTGTAGGAGCGGCCGTTGCCAAGGCCATTGAGCAAGGTTACTTTACCCTGGAGACGGATATTAGCACCTTACTTCCCGTTACCATTATCAATCCAAAACAACCGAACATTCCTATTAGAATACGGGATTTGGTAACACATACTTCGGGATTGTTAGACGCCCCAGAAGTATACTTGGCCAACAATTATTACATTTTAGAGGGAGAAAATACTAGTACACCAGGGGCAAGTTTATTGATGAACGAAATTGGAATTGAACAACGGGAAGCTTTTGATTTGGATGAATTTTTAGCTGAATATTTTCTAGAGGATGGTGCTATGTACAGTTTAAATAATTTTGCGAACACGGCCCCCGGAACAACATGGTCCTATTCCAATTTAGCTACAGGTCTTATGGGTTTTATTATTGAAAGCGTAACCCAAGAATCATTTGATGAGTATGTAATGACCCAAGTCCTGGAGCCTTTGCAAATGAATGCTTCTTCGTACGCCATTTCAGATATAGATACGGACCTAATGGCCGTACGCTATTTAGATACGCAAACTCCGTTTCCCTTTTACAGCAATGATTCCTACCCAGAAGGGGGGCTGTATAGTACCAACAGGGACATGGGCAAATACCTTTTGGATATGGCCAACGGTATAAAAGGACAATCTACCCAATTGTTTTCCACGGAGATGTACAATCTCCTGTTTGCTCCCCAATTACAAGCCGGAATCGTACCTGCGGATTTTGCTGAGAACCACGGATTATTTTGGTACAGAAAGGATGGAAAAGTAATGCATGGAGGTAATAGTTTTGGTATCTCTACCCATTTGGAAATTGCGGAAAACGGTAATTCGGGTTATCTTTTTCTATCCAATATGGATGCTTCCTTTAGTGGAAATTATGAGAAATATAATAGCGTAATATCTCGGGTAGAGAAGGCTGTGGACCAATTTATAGAGGCCAATTAAGTAGCGGTTAAATCCATCTAATTTAAATACTAGCAAAATGGTAGTCAAAAAGTGGTTAAGAAGAATAGGTACGGTCATGGGAGGGCTTATACTGCTCGTGGCAATTGCAATAGTTTTGATTTTATGGTTGGATAGTAGACACACCTCATACCTGAGGATTAGGGACACAAACAACAGTTTTGTACTAACCAATGTAAATATTGTTCCCATGACCGCAGATACGGTATTGTACGGACAACGAATTTTAGTAAAAAATGGTGAGATTATGGAAATAGCCCCCACTATTGATGGGGGGCCATATAAAAGAATTG
This genomic interval from Zobellia roscoffensis contains the following:
- a CDS encoding serine hydrolase domain-containing protein — encoded protein: MTTISRFIGFLLVILFFFLTSCSSDDNSPALEPVKAMTPANLTTYLEELAQDPNLPGFAISIVKDGKLKYQEAFGYADVENKVPYTNETVNSIASVSKTFVGAAVAKAIEQGYFTLETDISTLLPVTIINPKQPNIPIRIRDLVTHTSGLLDAPEVYLANNYYILEGENTSTPGASLLMNEIGIEQREAFDLDEFLAEYFLEDGAMYSLNNFANTAPGTTWSYSNLATGLMGFIIESVTQESFDEYVMTQVLEPLQMNASSYAISDIDTDLMAVRYLDTQTPFPFYSNDSYPEGGLYSTNRDMGKYLLDMANGIKGQSTQLFSTEMYNLLFAPQLQAGIVPADFAENHGLFWYRKDGKVMHGGNSFGISTHLEIAENGNSGYLFLSNMDASFSGNYEKYNSVISRVEKAVDQFIEAN